The following coding sequences lie in one Variovorax terrae genomic window:
- a CDS encoding AAA family ATPase, producing the protein MASAPCQIALLGAESTGKTQLALQLAAHLRAQGRPATVVPELLREWCDREGRTPRADEQAAIAQEQQRRVEAAAAAGSVVIADTTPLMTAIYSELLFGDTSLYAAAEAHQRRYHLTLVTGLDLPWVADGLQRDGAHVREPVDALLRAALARAGVAYQVVYGLEGERLRNALNAIDSIATNDHPTRTSGQFPSKTGAWAWVCEKCSDPDCEHRLFTGLLGSKAAGRPAP; encoded by the coding sequence ATGGCATCGGCTCCCTGCCAGATCGCCTTGCTCGGCGCCGAGAGCACCGGCAAGACCCAGCTCGCGCTCCAGCTGGCGGCGCATCTGCGCGCCCAGGGCCGGCCGGCCACCGTGGTGCCCGAGCTGCTGCGCGAATGGTGCGACCGGGAGGGCCGCACGCCGCGCGCCGACGAGCAGGCCGCCATCGCGCAGGAACAGCAGCGGCGCGTGGAGGCGGCAGCCGCCGCCGGCAGCGTGGTCATCGCCGACACCACGCCGCTGATGACCGCCATCTACAGCGAGCTGCTGTTTGGCGACACCTCGCTGTACGCCGCCGCCGAGGCCCACCAGCGCCGCTACCACCTGACCCTGGTCACCGGGCTGGATCTGCCCTGGGTGGCCGACGGCCTGCAGCGCGACGGCGCCCATGTGCGCGAGCCGGTCGATGCGCTGCTGCGCGCGGCGCTTGCGCGTGCCGGCGTGGCCTACCAGGTGGTGTACGGCCTGGAGGGCGAGCGCCTGCGCAACGCCCTCAATGCTATCGATTCAATAGCAACAAATGACCACCCGACGAGGACATCTGGCCAATTTCCTTCAAAAACCGGCGCCTGGGCCTGGGTCTGCGAAAAATGCAGCGACCCGGACTGCGAGCACCGGCTGTTCACTGGACTGCTGGGCTCGAAGGCGGCTGGTCGCCCGGCGCCTTGA
- the pnuC gene encoding nicotinamide riboside transporter PnuC, with protein MLEWLFAEAFTLWGSPTTWLEVAAFVLALAMVGCNIREIHWGWPLAIVSSLMYFALFWRHRLYGDASLQVFFAVVAFWGWFQWLRGRRGDGSALAVMRLGRAGRIGTLAACALLWPATGLFLKHFTDTDVPWWDAFPTAVSVVGQFLLGRKFIENWLLWIAVNAVGVGLFAYKGLWLTVILYALFAVLSVVGWRAWRRQL; from the coding sequence ATGCTTGAGTGGCTGTTCGCCGAGGCGTTCACCCTCTGGGGTTCGCCCACCACCTGGCTGGAGGTGGCCGCCTTCGTGCTGGCGCTGGCCATGGTGGGCTGCAACATCCGCGAGATCCACTGGGGCTGGCCGCTGGCCATCGTCAGCTCGCTGATGTACTTTGCGCTGTTCTGGCGCCACCGGCTGTATGGCGATGCCTCGCTGCAGGTCTTCTTTGCCGTGGTGGCGTTCTGGGGCTGGTTCCAGTGGCTGCGCGGGCGGCGCGGCGACGGCAGCGCGCTCGCCGTCATGCGGCTCGGCCGCGCGGGCCGGATCGGCACCCTCGCCGCCTGCGCCCTGCTCTGGCCCGCCACCGGGCTGTTCCTCAAGCACTTCACCGACACCGACGTGCCCTGGTGGGACGCCTTTCCCACCGCCGTCAGCGTGGTCGGCCAGTTCCTGCTGGGCCGCAAGTTCATCGAGAACTGGCTGCTGTGGATCGCCGTGAACGCGGTCGGCGTGGGCCTGTTCGCCTACAAGGGCCTGTGGCTCACGGTGATCCTCTACGCGCTGTTCGCGGTCCTGAGCGTGGTGGGCTGGCGCGCCTGGCGGCGCCAGCTCTGA
- a CDS encoding septum formation initiator family protein codes for MGNRLVPVILLVLLGIVHAQLWFGRGSLPNVTQMQQKLDAQRLQNAQAQQANDRLAAEVRDLKEGLEMVEEKARMELGMVKPNEIYVQIAR; via the coding sequence ATGGGCAACCGCCTCGTTCCGGTCATCCTGCTGGTGCTGCTCGGGATCGTGCACGCGCAGCTGTGGTTCGGGCGAGGCAGCCTTCCCAACGTGACCCAGATGCAGCAGAAGCTGGATGCACAGCGGCTGCAGAACGCGCAGGCCCAGCAAGCCAACGACCGCCTCGCGGCAGAAGTGCGCGACCTCAAGGAGGGCCTCGAGATGGTGGAGGAAAAAGCGCGCATGGAACTCGGCATGGTCAAACCCAACGAGATCTACGTGCAGATTGCGCGATGA
- the eno gene encoding phosphopyruvate hydratase, producing MSAIVDIVGREILDSRGNPTVECDVLLESGTMGRAAVPSGASTGSREAIELRDGDKARYLGKGVLKAVEHINTEISEAVLGLDASEQAFLDKTLIDLDGTDNKSRLGANAMLAVSMAVARAAAEESGLPLYRYFGGMGSMQMPVPMMNVVNGGAHANNNLDLQELMIIPVGAPSFREAVRYGAEVFHALKKIIHDKGMSVAVGDEGGFAPNVANHEAAIQMILEAIEQAGYTAGEQIALGLDCAASEFYKDGKYHLEAEGLTLSAEEWTNILATWVDKYPIISIEDGMAEGDWDGWKHLTERLGDKVQLVGDDLFVTNTKILKEGIDKKIANSILIKINQIGTLTETFAAIEMAKRAGYTAVISHRSGETEDSTIADIAVGTNAGQIKTGSLSRSDRMAKYNQLLRIEEDLGDIASYPGRAAFYNLR from the coding sequence ATGAGTGCAATCGTTGACATCGTCGGCCGCGAAATTCTCGACAGCCGAGGCAACCCCACCGTCGAGTGCGACGTGCTGCTGGAATCCGGCACCATGGGCCGCGCCGCCGTGCCCTCGGGCGCATCCACCGGCTCGCGCGAAGCCATCGAGCTGCGCGACGGCGACAAGGCCCGCTACCTCGGCAAGGGCGTGCTCAAGGCCGTGGAGCACATCAACACCGAAATCTCCGAAGCCGTGCTCGGCCTCGACGCCTCCGAACAGGCCTTCCTCGACAAGACGCTGATCGACCTGGACGGCACCGACAACAAGAGCCGCCTGGGCGCCAACGCCATGCTGGCCGTGTCGATGGCCGTGGCGCGCGCCGCGGCCGAAGAGTCGGGCCTGCCGCTGTACCGCTACTTCGGCGGCATGGGCAGCATGCAGATGCCGGTGCCGATGATGAACGTGGTCAACGGCGGCGCCCACGCCAACAACAACCTCGACCTGCAGGAACTGATGATCATCCCCGTGGGCGCCCCGAGCTTCCGCGAGGCCGTGCGCTACGGCGCCGAGGTGTTCCACGCGCTCAAGAAGATCATCCACGACAAGGGCATGAGCGTGGCCGTGGGCGACGAAGGCGGCTTCGCGCCGAACGTGGCCAACCACGAAGCCGCGATCCAGATGATCCTCGAAGCCATCGAGCAGGCCGGCTACACCGCCGGCGAGCAGATCGCCCTGGGCCTGGACTGCGCGGCCAGCGAGTTCTACAAGGACGGCAAGTACCACCTCGAAGCCGAGGGCCTGACCCTGAGCGCCGAGGAGTGGACCAACATCCTCGCCACCTGGGTCGACAAGTACCCCATCATCAGCATCGAGGACGGCATGGCCGAGGGCGACTGGGACGGCTGGAAACACCTGACCGAGCGCCTGGGCGACAAGGTCCAGCTGGTGGGCGACGACCTGTTCGTCACCAACACCAAGATCCTGAAGGAAGGCATCGACAAGAAGATCGCCAACTCGATCCTGATCAAGATCAACCAGATCGGCACGCTGACCGAAACCTTCGCCGCCATCGAGATGGCCAAGCGCGCGGGCTACACCGCCGTCATCAGCCACCGCTCGGGCGAGACCGAGGACAGCACCATCGCCGACATCGCCGTGGGCACCAACGCCGGCCAGATCAAGACCGGCTCGCTGAGCCGCTCCGACCGCATGGCCAAGTACAACCAGCTGCTGCGCATCGAGGAAGACCTGGGCGACATCGCCAGCTACCCCGGCCGCGCGGCGTTCTACAACCTGCGCTGA
- a CDS encoding DUF1330 domain-containing protein: MSSAYIIANVTVTNPAQYEEYKKLSTLAMKAHGAEVCVRGGSIEVLEGDWAPTRLVLLKFPSVEQARAFNDSVEYDAARQARQGAAVMRMVLVEGA; the protein is encoded by the coding sequence ATGAGCAGTGCCTACATCATCGCCAACGTCACCGTCACCAACCCCGCGCAATACGAAGAGTACAAGAAGCTGTCCACCCTCGCCATGAAGGCGCATGGCGCCGAGGTCTGCGTGCGCGGCGGCAGCATCGAGGTACTGGAGGGCGACTGGGCCCCCACCCGGCTGGTGCTGCTCAAATTCCCTTCGGTCGAACAGGCCCGCGCCTTCAACGATTCGGTCGAGTACGATGCCGCGCGCCAGGCGCGCCAGGGCGCGGCCGTGATGCGCATGGTGCTGGTCGAAGGCGCCTGA
- the kdsA gene encoding 3-deoxy-8-phosphooctulonate synthase: MKLCGFDVGLDQPFFLIAGPCVVESEQLQMDTAGTLKDITASLGIPFIFKSSFDKANRSSGTSFRGPGREKGLEILAKVKKELGLPVLTDVHTEDDITAAAQVVDVLQTPAFLCRQTDFIRAVAQSGRPVNIKKGQFLAPHDMKNVIDKARAAAREKGLPEDSFMACERGASFGYNNLVSDMRSLAIMRETGAPVVFDATHSVQLPGGLGQSSGGQREMVPVLARAALAVGVAGVFMETHPDPAKALSDGPNAVPLKHMKALLETLLALDRITKKNGFLENNFTA, translated from the coding sequence ATGAAGCTGTGCGGATTCGATGTGGGCCTGGACCAGCCCTTCTTCCTGATTGCCGGCCCCTGCGTGGTCGAGTCCGAGCAGCTGCAGATGGACACGGCCGGCACGCTGAAGGACATCACCGCGTCGCTGGGCATTCCGTTCATCTTCAAGAGCAGTTTCGACAAGGCCAACCGCTCCTCGGGCACCAGCTTCCGCGGTCCGGGCCGCGAGAAGGGCCTGGAGATCCTGGCCAAGGTGAAGAAGGAACTCGGCCTGCCGGTGCTGACCGACGTGCACACCGAAGACGACATCACCGCGGCCGCCCAGGTGGTCGACGTGCTGCAGACGCCCGCCTTCCTGTGCCGCCAGACCGACTTCATCCGCGCCGTGGCGCAGTCGGGCCGGCCGGTCAACATCAAGAAGGGCCAGTTCCTCGCGCCGCACGACATGAAGAACGTGATCGACAAGGCACGCGCGGCCGCCCGGGAGAAGGGCCTGCCCGAGGACAGCTTCATGGCCTGCGAACGCGGCGCGAGCTTTGGCTACAACAACCTGGTGAGCGACATGCGCTCGCTGGCCATCATGCGCGAGACCGGCGCCCCGGTGGTGTTCGACGCCACCCACTCGGTGCAGCTGCCCGGCGGCCTGGGGCAGAGCTCCGGCGGCCAGCGCGAAATGGTGCCGGTGCTGGCGCGCGCGGCCCTCGCGGTCGGCGTGGCGGGCGTCTTCATGGAAACGCACCCCGACCCGGCCAAGGCGCTGTCCGACGGCCCCAATGCCGTGCCCCTGAAGCACATGAAGGCGCTGCTCGAGACGCTGCTGGCGCTTGACCGCATCACCAAGAAGAACGGCTTCCTCGAAAACAACTTCACCGCCTGA
- a CDS encoding CTP synthase yields MTKFVFVTGGVVSSLGKGIASASLAAILESRGLKVTLIKLDPYINVDPGTMSPFQHGEVFVTDDGAETDLDLGHYERFITTRMRRANNFTTGRIYQSVLEKERRGDYLGKTVQVIPHVTNEIQEHIKRGAGFGTPDAVDVAIVEIGGTVGDIESLPFLEAARQMSLRLGPNQAAFVHLTYVPWIAAAGELKTKPTQHTVQKLREIGIQADALLCRADRRIPEDERAKISLFTNVPEWGVISMWDVDTIYKVPRMLHEQGLDGLICDKLRLNTPPASLKRWDDLVHETAHPRGEVTIAMVGKYVDLADSYKSVNEALRHAGMHNHARVNIDYVDAETLAPDNVGQLAKYDAVLVPGGFGKRGIEGMVRAAQFARENKLPYLGICLGMQVATIEYARHVAGLKGADSTEFEPGCAHPVIALITEWKDADGSIKTRSENSDLGGTMRLGAQSSDVAPGTLAHSIYGDVVTERHRHRYEANVNYLDQLRQAGLVISALTQREHLTEIVELPHSVHPWFIGVQFHPEFKSTPWEGHPLFNAFIKAALAHQAVGNTALKAVA; encoded by the coding sequence ATGACCAAATTTGTCTTCGTCACCGGCGGTGTGGTGTCCTCCCTGGGCAAGGGAATCGCCTCAGCCTCCTTAGCTGCGATTTTGGAATCGCGGGGCCTCAAAGTCACTTTGATCAAGCTCGATCCCTACATCAACGTCGATCCGGGGACGATGTCGCCGTTCCAGCATGGCGAAGTGTTCGTGACCGATGATGGCGCCGAAACCGACCTCGACCTCGGCCACTACGAACGCTTCATCACGACGCGCATGCGCCGTGCCAACAACTTCACCACCGGCCGCATCTACCAGTCCGTGCTCGAGAAGGAGCGCCGCGGCGACTACCTCGGCAAGACCGTGCAGGTGATCCCGCACGTCACCAACGAGATCCAGGAACACATCAAGCGCGGCGCCGGCTTCGGCACGCCCGATGCGGTGGACGTGGCCATCGTCGAGATCGGCGGCACGGTGGGCGACATCGAGTCGCTGCCCTTCCTTGAAGCCGCGCGCCAGATGAGCCTGCGCCTGGGCCCCAATCAGGCGGCCTTCGTGCACCTGACCTACGTGCCCTGGATCGCCGCGGCCGGCGAGCTCAAGACCAAGCCCACGCAGCACACGGTGCAGAAGCTGCGCGAGATCGGCATCCAGGCCGACGCCCTGCTGTGCCGCGCCGACCGCCGCATCCCCGAGGACGAGCGCGCCAAGATTTCACTGTTCACCAACGTGCCCGAATGGGGCGTGATCTCCATGTGGGACGTGGACACCATCTACAAGGTGCCGCGCATGCTGCACGAGCAGGGCCTCGATGGCCTGATCTGCGACAAGCTGCGCCTGAACACGCCGCCGGCCAGCCTCAAGCGCTGGGACGACCTGGTGCACGAGACCGCGCACCCCCGGGGCGAGGTCACCATCGCGATGGTCGGCAAATACGTCGACCTGGCCGACAGCTACAAATCGGTGAACGAAGCGCTGCGCCACGCCGGCATGCACAACCATGCGCGCGTGAACATCGACTATGTCGACGCCGAAACGCTGGCGCCCGACAACGTGGGCCAGCTCGCCAAGTACGACGCCGTGCTGGTGCCCGGCGGCTTCGGCAAGCGCGGCATCGAGGGCATGGTGCGCGCCGCCCAGTTCGCGCGCGAGAACAAGCTGCCGTACCTGGGCATCTGCCTGGGCATGCAGGTGGCCACCATCGAATACGCGCGCCACGTGGCGGGCCTGAAGGGCGCCGACAGCACCGAGTTCGAGCCCGGCTGCGCGCACCCCGTGATCGCGCTGATCACCGAGTGGAAGGACGCCGACGGCAGCATCAAGACGCGCAGCGAGAACTCCGACCTGGGCGGCACCATGCGCCTGGGCGCGCAAAGCTCCGACGTGGCGCCGGGCACGCTGGCGCACAGCATCTACGGCGACGTGGTGACCGAGCGCCACCGCCACCGCTACGAAGCCAACGTGAACTACCTCGACCAGCTGCGCCAGGCCGGCCTGGTGATCTCGGCGCTGACGCAGCGCGAGCACCTGACCGAGATCGTCGAGCTGCCGCACAGCGTGCACCCGTGGTTCATCGGCGTGCAGTTCCACCCCGAGTTCAAGTCCACGCCGTGGGAAGGCCATCCGCTGTTCAACGCCTTCATCAAGGCCGCGCTGGCGCATCAGGCCGTGGGCAATACCGCCCTGAAGGCCGTGGCATGA
- the coaBC gene encoding bifunctional phosphopantothenoylcysteine decarboxylase/phosphopantothenate--cysteine ligase CoaBC codes for MNELAGKHVVLGLTGGIACYKAAELCRALIKAGATVQVVMTEAAEQFITPVTMQALSNRPVYGSQWDSREANNMPHINLSREADAILIAPCSADFMAKLLHGRADELLSLMCLARPIEQVPLLIAPAMNREMWAHPATQRNMAQLSADGATILGVGSGFQACGETGDGRMLEPPELLEDIIAFFSPKPLAGQTVLVTAGPTYEAIDPVRGITNLSSGKMGFAIARAAREAGAQVTLVAGPVSLPTPRGVTRVDVRSAREMLQAVQQQVPAATVFVATAAVADWRPAAPAEQKIKKDGSGQAPALAFTENPDILATVAQSARAASGALFCVGFAAESQDLAANAQAKRVRKQVPLLVGNLGPATFGQDDNALLLVDAQGTQELPRAPKLELARKLIAEIDRRMRTSA; via the coding sequence ATGAACGAGCTTGCCGGCAAACACGTGGTTCTGGGTCTGACGGGCGGCATCGCCTGCTACAAGGCGGCCGAGTTGTGCCGCGCGCTGATCAAGGCCGGCGCCACCGTGCAGGTGGTGATGACCGAGGCCGCCGAGCAGTTCATCACGCCGGTGACGATGCAGGCGCTGAGCAACCGGCCGGTCTACGGCTCGCAGTGGGACAGCCGCGAAGCCAACAACATGCCGCACATCAACCTCTCGCGCGAGGCCGATGCGATTCTCATCGCGCCGTGCAGCGCCGACTTCATGGCCAAGCTGCTGCATGGGCGGGCCGACGAGCTGTTGAGCCTGATGTGCCTGGCGCGCCCGATCGAGCAGGTGCCGCTGCTGATTGCGCCCGCGATGAACCGCGAGATGTGGGCGCACCCGGCCACGCAGCGCAACATGGCGCAGCTCAGCGCCGACGGCGCCACCATCCTCGGCGTGGGCAGCGGCTTCCAGGCCTGCGGCGAAACCGGCGACGGCCGCATGCTGGAGCCGCCCGAGCTGCTCGAGGACATCATCGCCTTCTTCAGCCCCAAGCCGCTGGCCGGCCAGACCGTGCTGGTGACGGCGGGGCCGACCTACGAGGCGATCGACCCGGTGCGCGGCATCACCAACCTGTCGAGCGGCAAGATGGGCTTTGCCATCGCGCGCGCGGCGCGCGAGGCGGGCGCCCAGGTCACGCTGGTGGCCGGGCCCGTGAGCCTGCCCACGCCGCGCGGCGTCACACGGGTGGACGTGCGTTCGGCGCGCGAGATGCTGCAGGCCGTGCAGCAGCAGGTGCCGGCGGCGACGGTGTTCGTCGCCACCGCCGCGGTGGCCGACTGGCGGCCCGCCGCGCCGGCCGAGCAGAAGATCAAGAAGGACGGCTCGGGCCAGGCGCCCGCGCTGGCCTTCACCGAAAACCCCGACATCCTGGCCACGGTGGCGCAGTCGGCGCGCGCGGCCAGCGGTGCGCTGTTCTGCGTGGGCTTTGCGGCCGAGAGCCAGGACCTCGCCGCCAACGCCCAGGCCAAGCGCGTGCGCAAGCAGGTGCCGCTGCTGGTGGGCAACCTCGGGCCGGCCACTTTCGGGCAGGACGACAACGCGCTGCTGCTGGTGGACGCGCAGGGCACGCAGGAGCTGCCGCGCGCGCCCAAGCTCGAGCTTGCTCGCAAATTGATAGCAGAGATTGACCGCAGGATGCGGACCTCCGCCTGA
- the dut gene encoding dUTP diphosphatase translates to MNIDVKILDPRMTDQLPAYATPGSAGLDLRACLDAPLTLAPNAWQLVPTGIAIYLQDPGYAALILPRSGLGHKHGIVLGNLVGLIDSDYQGQLMVSAWNRSDVAFTIEPMERIAQLVIVPVVQARFKVVSEFPASQRGEGGYGSTGKG, encoded by the coding sequence ATGAATATCGACGTCAAGATCCTTGATCCGCGCATGACGGATCAGCTCCCCGCCTATGCCACGCCCGGCAGCGCCGGCCTCGACCTGCGCGCCTGCCTGGACGCGCCGCTCACGCTGGCGCCCAACGCCTGGCAACTGGTGCCCACCGGCATCGCGATCTACCTGCAGGACCCGGGCTACGCCGCCTTGATCCTGCCGCGCTCGGGCCTGGGCCACAAGCACGGCATCGTGCTCGGCAACCTGGTGGGCCTGATCGACAGCGACTACCAGGGCCAGCTCATGGTGAGCGCCTGGAACCGCAGCGACGTGGCCTTCACCATCGAGCCGATGGAGCGCATCGCGCAACTCGTGATCGTGCCGGTGGTGCAGGCGCGGTTCAAGGTGGTGAGCGAATTCCCCGCCAGCCAGCGCGGCGAGGGCGGCTACGGCTCCACCGGCAAGGGCTGA
- a CDS encoding glycine zipper 2TM domain-containing protein: MRTHSRIVSTVLTAALLAALAACGAPAPAPQEQMATPYYPAPAYQAPVAAPTYQAPATAPAYVEYGRVANIEMIRTTDPGRTSGAGAVIGGLAGAVIGHQIGGGLGKDLATAAGAVGGAVVGNNVERNNRTQERDSYRVSIQVDNGAYRSFNVASPGDLRIGDRVRLENNQIFRM; encoded by the coding sequence ATGCGCACGCATTCACGCATTGTTTCCACGGTGTTGACGGCCGCCCTGCTGGCGGCGCTGGCGGCCTGCGGGGCGCCAGCGCCGGCGCCGCAGGAGCAGATGGCCACGCCGTACTACCCGGCGCCGGCCTACCAGGCGCCGGTGGCGGCTCCCACCTACCAGGCACCGGCCACCGCGCCGGCCTATGTCGAGTACGGGCGCGTGGCCAACATCGAGATGATCCGCACCACCGACCCGGGCCGCACCAGCGGAGCCGGTGCCGTGATCGGCGGGCTGGCCGGCGCCGTGATCGGCCACCAGATCGGCGGCGGCCTCGGCAAGGACCTGGCCACGGCGGCGGGCGCCGTCGGCGGTGCCGTGGTGGGCAACAACGTCGAGCGGAACAACCGGACGCAGGAGCGCGACAGCTACCGCGTCTCGATCCAGGTGGACAACGGCGCCTACCGCTCGTTCAACGTGGCTTCGCCGGGCGACCTGCGCATCGGCGACCGCGTGCGGCTCGAGAACAACCAGATCTTCCGGATGTAA
- a CDS encoding FKBP-type peptidyl-prolyl cis-trans isomerase, whose amino-acid sequence MEITQQCVVALTWTLKDTLGEVLDVLDEPVEFLVGGDDLLEKLEEALQGHEPGARLDLHLEPEQAFGDYDDQLVFLEPRSLFPAELEEGMTYEGLPAGGNPDAPRNLLYTVTEIYPEHVVLDGNHPLAGIAIRLSLRVEAVRDATEEEIGRGTAGTGFFKVQPQAPGGSLLH is encoded by the coding sequence ATGGAAATCACTCAACAATGCGTGGTCGCGCTGACCTGGACGCTCAAGGACACCCTCGGCGAAGTGCTCGACGTGCTCGACGAACCGGTGGAGTTCCTGGTGGGCGGCGATGACCTGCTGGAAAAGCTCGAGGAAGCGCTGCAGGGCCACGAGCCCGGCGCGCGGCTGGACCTGCACCTCGAACCCGAGCAGGCCTTCGGCGACTACGACGACCAGCTGGTCTTCCTCGAACCGCGCAGCCTGTTCCCGGCCGAACTCGAGGAAGGCATGACCTACGAAGGCCTGCCGGCCGGCGGCAACCCCGACGCGCCCAGGAATCTGCTCTACACCGTGACCGAGATCTACCCCGAGCATGTGGTGCTGGACGGCAACCACCCGCTCGCGGGCATCGCGATCCGCCTCAGCCTGCGGGTGGAAGCCGTGCGCGATGCCACCGAGGAGGAGATCGGGCGCGGCACGGCCGGCACCGGCTTCTTCAAGGTGCAGCCGCAGGCGCCCGGCGGCAGCCTGCTGCACTGA
- a CDS encoding cupin domain-containing protein, translating into MDTTQPLPLLAGLSPQQFMKRHWQKKPLLVRQAIPGLRPLLDRAELFGLAAQEAVESRLVVQGTDGWRFRRGPLARRALPPLGQPGWTLLVQGVDLHHDGIHELLQQFRFVPDARLDDLMISYASDGGGVGPHFDSYDVFLLQAHGRRRWRIGRQTDFSLREGVPLKILANFTPEQEFVLEPGDMLYLPPRWAHDGIAEGECMTYSIGFRSPGRGELARELLQRLADDAPELAGEALYRDPRQEAVAAPGGIPVALQDFAREALQAALKDPLALPRALGESLTEPKAQVWFEAGRSPRLRRGVTLDRRTRMMFDAHHIFINGESYRASGRDAALMRRLADRRGLDAADLAAAGADALALLRSWCEAGWLHGH; encoded by the coding sequence ATGGACACCACCCAACCGTTGCCCCTGCTCGCGGGGCTGAGCCCGCAGCAGTTCATGAAGCGCCACTGGCAGAAAAAGCCCCTGCTGGTGCGCCAGGCCATACCCGGCCTGCGGCCGCTGCTGGACCGCGCGGAGTTGTTCGGGCTGGCGGCGCAGGAGGCGGTGGAGTCGCGCCTGGTGGTGCAGGGCACCGACGGCTGGCGCTTTCGGCGCGGCCCGCTGGCGCGCCGGGCCCTGCCGCCGCTCGGCCAGCCCGGCTGGACCCTGCTGGTGCAGGGCGTCGACCTGCACCACGACGGCATCCACGAGCTGCTCCAGCAGTTCCGCTTCGTGCCCGATGCCCGGCTGGACGACCTGATGATCAGCTATGCGAGCGACGGCGGCGGCGTCGGCCCGCATTTCGACAGCTACGACGTGTTTTTGCTGCAGGCCCACGGGCGGCGGCGCTGGCGCATCGGCCGGCAGACCGACTTCAGCCTGCGCGAGGGCGTGCCGCTGAAGATCCTCGCCAACTTCACGCCCGAGCAGGAGTTCGTGCTGGAGCCGGGCGACATGCTCTACCTGCCGCCGCGCTGGGCGCACGACGGCATCGCGGAAGGCGAGTGCATGACCTATTCCATCGGCTTTCGCTCGCCGGGCCGCGGCGAACTGGCGCGCGAGCTGCTGCAGCGCCTGGCCGACGACGCGCCGGAACTGGCCGGCGAGGCGCTCTACCGCGACCCGCGGCAGGAGGCGGTGGCGGCGCCCGGCGGCATTCCCGTGGCGCTGCAGGACTTCGCGCGCGAAGCGCTGCAGGCGGCGCTCAAGGACCCGCTGGCCCTGCCGCGCGCGCTCGGCGAGTCCCTGACCGAGCCCAAGGCCCAGGTCTGGTTCGAGGCCGGGCGGTCGCCGCGCCTGCGGCGCGGCGTCACGCTGGACCGGCGTACCCGCATGATGTTCGATGCGCACCACATCTTCATCAATGGCGAGAGCTACCGCGCCTCGGGCCGGGATGCCGCACTGATGCGGCGCCTGGCCGACCGGCGCGGGCTGGATGCGGCCGATCTGGCGGCCGCCGGGGCGGACGCGCTCGCGCTGCTGCGTTCCTGGTGCGAAGCGGGGTGGCTGCATGGACATTGA